The genomic window TCGCTCACCGTCATGCCGTGCTGCTCAGACAGATGTGCACCACCCGCGATGATCGACAGACGCACATCCGCATCATCCCGCAACGTCGTCGCCAGCGGTCGCAAGATGCCCCAGTCGGCCCGCGTGGTGGTGACCAGCGCAATATGACGTGAGACCTCAATCATGCATGAGGTCCTGCAGTTTGGCACTTGAGGGCAGATTGATCAGTTGCCCGGCCAGACGGTCCGTCATCGACAGATCAGCCTTCGGGCACTGCTCATACATCGGCAAACGATGCAGCGGCTCCCATACGGGCCGCGCCAGAATGCCATCGTCGATCATTGCCGACAGAACAGCGTCACGCTCCGCCTGCGAGGCAACGGCAAGCCGAATGGTGTTGAGCCAGTAATTGGAGCGCGCACCGGGCGGCTGCCCCATGAAGTCCGCCCCCTGCACGGAGCAGAAGGTTGCCGCATAGCGTGCCGCCAGCCGGCGTTTGCGCTTTATGAAATCAGGCAGCCGCTCCACCTGCGCCAGAAGCATCGCCGCATTGAGGCTGGGCATCCGGTAGTTGAAGCCCGTCTCGTCGTGGACATATTCCCATTTGTGCGGCTGCTTCGCCGTCGAGCCGAGATACTTCACGCGATCTGCAAGCGCTGCATCATTGGTCAGCACCGCACCACCGCCCCCGGCAGTCGCAATCTTGTTGCCGTTGAACGACAGTGCCGCAATGCGCGACAACGAGCCCGCGGGCTTGCCTTCATAGGAAGACCCAAGCGCTTCAGCAGCATCCTCAATCAGCGGCACATTCCATTCGTCCGCCACCGCCTGTAGCGCATCCATTTCAGCAGGATGACCAAACGCATGCATGACGATGATCGCTGCAATCCGTCGGCCCGATGCCTTGGCGCGGCATTCGCCGCCCACCATGACGCAGGCCTCGGCCATATGTTTCTTCAACGCCCGGGGATCGAGCCCCAGCGTCCACTCATCTGCGTCTGCAAAATGCGGCACTGCGCCCGTGTAGGACACGGCATTGGCCGTCGCCACAAAGGACAGCGATGGTACGATGACCTCGTCCCCCTCACCCACACCAAGCGCTGCCAGCGCCAGATGCAAGGCCGCGGTTCCAGATGAGGTGGCAAAGACATTGGAAACACCGCACGTCTCGCCCAGAGCCGCCTCAAGCCGGTCCACAAATGGGCCCACCGTCGACACCCAACCGGATGTAACACAGTCATTGACGTACTTTGCTTCGAGATCACCGATCTCAGGCTCGTGCAGCGGATAGGGTCCTGCCCCATCGCCAAGAACAGATCGCACGGCCGACACTATCCGAGCAGGCAGGTCAACATCGCGTGGCGCATGCATCGAAACCGGTGCATCAGGTGCACGATCTTCAATCACAGCAGCGCTCATGCTAGATACTCCCTATACGGACAAGGATTCAGGCACGCCGTCGCGCACCTGGTAGTTGCCGTAATACCCATTGATCTCTTCAACGCGGCCAAACAGACCGTCATTCACAGCGCTGATCAGCTGCGGCACGAACGCAGCAACCGAGTGTTGCGCTTCAAACCCAAGCTGCGTGCGGATCTTCGAGAAAGAGACGCGGTAGTTGCGCGCATCAATGCCCTTCTCGACAAAGGTCACCGGCGCATCCACATGGCGGGCAAATTCCTCCACCAGCATCGCTTTCGTGTAGTTGTTGGCATCCGATCCGACATTGAAAACTTCGCCAGCAACTTTCTTGGCCGGCGCTTCAATCACCTTGAGGATCGCAGCTGAGATATCGCGCACATGAGCGTAAGGCCGCCACGTATCTTTGTCGTAGACATCAAGCGGCGTCTGCATCGCCATGGCGCGGCCAAACTCGTTGACCGTCAGGTCAAAGCGCATGCGCGGGCTCAGACCAAACGCCGTCGCAATGCGCAGCAATGTCGGCGTCACCTGCTGCTCGTGCAGCCGCGACAGCACAAACCGCTCAAACCCGACTTTTGTTTCCGCATACAGCGACAGCGGGTTCAGCTCTGAACTTTCATCCGCCAGCGAGTCATCTTCGCGCAGGCCGTAATTGGAGCAGGTGGACGTGAACACAAACCGGTCGATCCCGTGCGCATCCAGCGCGTCATACAGCGCCTGGCTGCCATCGAGATTCACCGACCGTGTGAGGTCCGGATATTTCTTGGAGATCGGGTCACCCACAAGCGACGCCAGCAGCACCACATGGTCCACGCCTTCCAGCGCGCGCGCCACCACGTCCTTGTCGCGCAGGTCCCCCTTGACCAGCCGATAACCCGGTTCGTCATAAACGCCTTCAACGGAAAAGCCATGGTCATAGAGGAACGTATCCAGCGCCGTCACGCCATAGCCGCGCGCCAGCAAAACCCGTGTCAGCACCGAGCCGACATAGCCCGCACCACCGACCACACATATCCGTGCCGGTCCGCCGGTCTTGCCAGTGGGAATTGCCGTCTTTGCCGCTGCCTGGGGCAGCCCCGCATCCTGAAGTGTCATGGCTCTCACGCATCAAGGACGAGGCCCCCGACATGCGCCAATACGCAAACCGGGCAGCCTGTCATTTACCTGTGCGTAAGATTCTGCGCTCGAATGGTTAATGAAGGCTCAACGCCGCCGTTACCAAGGGGTCACCACCGCGTCACGGAACTGTCGAAAAAAACCAAGCAAAGCAAGGTCTTAAGAGCAGTTTGGCCACCTACCCGGCATGTTTACCTGCGTCCCAGCCATGCGCCGCCATGTGCGCCTTGGCATGGGCGGTCGGATCGGCCTCCAGCTGCGTCGCGAAGGTGTCATTCCACCGGTTCAGGAACCCGAACATCGAGATGACGGCCACCAGGTCCACAATCTGCTCATCAGTGAAATGCTGCTTCAATGCCGCCATGTCGTCCGCTGTCACGGCATTTGGCGCCTGACCGGCCCCTTGCGCCACCCGCAGAGCCGCCCGTTCGCCTTCGGAAAACAGGTCAGACGTCTCATAGGCCCAGATGGCATCAAGTTTGTCCGCGCCGATGCCCGCATTGGCGGCCTGATGGTGCGTGTGAGTCTGGCAGTAGACGCAGCCCGCAGCGCGGCTCGCCATGAACGCCACCATGCGCTTGATCTCATCCGGCAACGAAGATGGCCCCTGAACAAGAGCCCCTAGCCCCGCAAAAGCCTCAACCAGCCCCGGCTTGCGCGCCATGATCAGCATGGAGTTGGGCAAAAAGCCCATGGCGCCCTCAACAAGCTGAAAAACCCCTTCCAGGTCCGGCAGGTCTTCCCGCTTGAGCCCCTGAACGCTCGATGCTGCATCAGCCATGTGTCATCGCCTCCCAATTATGTGCCGCTTACGGCATATGTTTGGGAGCGAGGCTACGCGCTGGCGGCACTTTTACAAAGCACCGCCCTAGCGATCTCAATGGAATGTGAAGACGGGCGAATGTGACAGAGAGAGCCTAGCTCTGCCAGTCTTCCAGCAGCTCATCGATGAAGCCGGTGGCGGCTCCCACCAGCACATCAAGGCCGGCGATGACAGCAACCCGGTCAGGGCCGGAT from Candidatus Phaeomarinobacter ectocarpi includes these protein-coding regions:
- a CDS encoding LegC family aminotransferase, producing the protein MSAAVIEDRAPDAPVSMHAPRDVDLPARIVSAVRSVLGDGAGPYPLHEPEIGDLEAKYVNDCVTSGWVSTVGPFVDRLEAALGETCGVSNVFATSSGTAALHLALAALGVGEGDEVIVPSLSFVATANAVSYTGAVPHFADADEWTLGLDPRALKKHMAEACVMVGGECRAKASGRRIAAIIVMHAFGHPAEMDALQAVADEWNVPLIEDAAEALGSSYEGKPAGSLSRIAALSFNGNKIATAGGGGAVLTNDAALADRVKYLGSTAKQPHKWEYVHDETGFNYRMPSLNAAMLLAQVERLPDFIKRKRRLAARYAATFCSVQGADFMGQPPGARSNYWLNTIRLAVASQAERDAVLSAMIDDGILARPVWEPLHRLPMYEQCPKADLSMTDRLAGQLINLPSSAKLQDLMHD
- a CDS encoding NAD-dependent epimerase/dehydratase family protein; this encodes MTLQDAGLPQAAAKTAIPTGKTGGPARICVVGGAGYVGSVLTRVLLARGYGVTALDTFLYDHGFSVEGVYDEPGYRLVKGDLRDKDVVARALEGVDHVVLLASLVGDPISKKYPDLTRSVNLDGSQALYDALDAHGIDRFVFTSTCSNYGLREDDSLADESSELNPLSLYAETKVGFERFVLSRLHEQQVTPTLLRIATAFGLSPRMRFDLTVNEFGRAMAMQTPLDVYDKDTWRPYAHVRDISAAILKVIEAPAKKVAGEVFNVGSDANNYTKAMLVEEFARHVDAPVTFVEKGIDARNYRVSFSKIRTQLGFEAQHSVAAFVPQLISAVNDGLFGRVEEINGYYGNYQVRDGVPESLSV
- a CDS encoding carboxymuconolactone decarboxylase family protein, translated to MADAASSVQGLKREDLPDLEGVFQLVEGAMGFLPNSMLIMARKPGLVEAFAGLGALVQGPSSLPDEIKRMVAFMASRAAGCVYCQTHTHHQAANAGIGADKLDAIWAYETSDLFSEGERAALRVAQGAGQAPNAVTADDMAALKQHFTDEQIVDLVAVISMFGFLNRWNDTFATQLEADPTAHAKAHMAAHGWDAGKHAG